A single Streptococcus thermophilus DNA region contains:
- the rsmI gene encoding 16S rRNA (cytidine(1402)-2'-O)-methyltransferase: MQVQKSFKGQSNYGTLYLVPTPIGNLQDMTFRSVQILKEVDLICAEDTRNTGLLLKHFEIETKQYSFHEHNAYEKIPDLLERLKSGLSLAQVSDAGMPSISDPGHDLVKAAIAEDIPVVALPGASAGITALIASGLAPQPHIFYGFLPRKKGQQIDFFKEKLSYPETQIFYESPYRVADTLENMHEIYGNRQVTLVRELTKLYEEYQRGTILEILDYIASNPLKGECLLIVAGASENDREGYLTSDVAPIEAVEGLIASGMKPNQAIKTIAKERKINRQELYNLFHGV, from the coding sequence ATGCAGGTTCAAAAGAGTTTTAAGGGACAATCTAACTACGGTACCCTTTATTTGGTTCCCACACCTATTGGGAATTTGCAGGATATGACTTTTCGCAGTGTGCAAATCTTGAAAGAGGTGGATCTTATTTGTGCGGAGGACACGCGTAATACGGGTCTCTTGCTCAAACATTTTGAAATTGAAACCAAGCAGTATTCTTTTCATGAGCACAATGCTTACGAGAAAATTCCGGATTTACTGGAACGTTTGAAGTCAGGCCTTTCTTTGGCTCAGGTTTCTGATGCGGGTATGCCTTCTATTTCGGATCCTGGTCATGATCTGGTCAAAGCCGCCATTGCTGAGGATATTCCTGTAGTAGCCCTACCTGGCGCATCAGCTGGTATTACTGCTTTGATTGCTAGTGGTCTAGCGCCTCAACCTCATATTTTTTATGGTTTCCTCCCCCGTAAAAAAGGTCAGCAGATTGATTTTTTCAAGGAAAAGCTGTCTTATCCTGAGACACAGATTTTTTATGAGTCGCCTTATCGTGTGGCAGATACCCTTGAAAATATGCATGAGATCTATGGCAATCGCCAAGTGACACTAGTTAGAGAACTGACCAAGCTTTACGAAGAGTACCAACGAGGAACTATTTTAGAAATTTTGGATTATATTGCTAGTAATCCACTCAAGGGTGAATGTTTACTGATTGTAGCTGGGGCTTCTGAAAATGATAGGGAAGGATATCTAACATCAGATGTTGCTCCAATCGAGGCTGTTGAAGGTTTAATTGCTTCTGGCATGAAGCCTAATCAGGCTATAAAAACCATTGCTAAAGAACGGAAAATAAATAGACAAGAGCTTTATAACCTTTTTCATGGAGTGTAA
- a CDS encoding ammonium transporter translates to MDTGSTAFILICSAMVCLMTPALAFFYGGLGRRKNVINTMMMSVLPLAIASLLWVVAGYSLSFGGQGYFFGNISHLFLHGVSETTSSRGLAITDLLFSAFQMMFSIICVAILTGSVVGRMRFTPLAIFIVFWLLLVYYPFAHMVWGDGILVKWGTIDFAGGDVVHITSGVSALVLAIVVGKRRDYGILEHRPHNVPFVLLGASLLWFGWFGFNAGSALAPNGLAVHALVTTHFSAAAAIFSWLALEKYVTGHPTLVGASTGLVAGLVAITPGADFVSIWSSILIGAMVSPVCFYAISVLKKRTNYDDALDVFGCHGVGGIFGGLCTAVFTTPNLALDKANFGLIYGNARLFIVTVLAIVFTVTWSGLVTYGIIKVIGHYIPLRVSDRDEAIGLDDCEHKETAYPTFMGMDS, encoded by the coding sequence ATGGATACAGGTAGTACTGCCTTTATATTGATATGTTCAGCCATGGTGTGCTTGATGACACCAGCTTTGGCCTTCTTCTATGGTGGTCTGGGGCGTCGAAAAAATGTCATTAATACCATGATGATGTCTGTTCTTCCCTTAGCAATTGCCTCTCTCTTGTGGGTTGTTGCTGGTTATTCACTTTCTTTTGGTGGTCAAGGCTATTTCTTTGGGAATATTAGTCATCTCTTTTTACATGGAGTCTCTGAAACGACTTCAAGTCGTGGTCTAGCTATTACTGATCTCTTATTTTCGGCTTTTCAGATGATGTTTTCCATTATCTGTGTGGCGATTTTGACAGGTTCAGTAGTAGGACGTATGCGCTTTACTCCTTTAGCTATTTTCATAGTCTTTTGGTTACTTTTGGTCTATTATCCTTTTGCACATATGGTATGGGGAGACGGAATTCTTGTCAAGTGGGGGACGATTGACTTTGCGGGTGGTGATGTGGTCCACATTACTTCAGGTGTTTCGGCTTTGGTTTTGGCAATTGTTGTTGGAAAACGTCGTGACTATGGGATTTTAGAGCACCGTCCTCATAATGTTCCTTTTGTTCTGTTGGGAGCGAGTCTTCTGTGGTTTGGTTGGTTTGGTTTTAATGCAGGTTCTGCCCTAGCGCCCAATGGATTAGCAGTTCATGCTCTTGTGACTACGCATTTTTCTGCAGCAGCTGCCATATTTTCGTGGCTAGCTCTTGAAAAATATGTGACAGGTCATCCAACTTTGGTCGGTGCTTCGACCGGTTTAGTAGCCGGGCTTGTTGCCATCACGCCTGGGGCTGACTTCGTTTCCATCTGGAGTTCCATTCTAATTGGAGCCATGGTTAGTCCGGTTTGTTTCTATGCCATTTCTGTCTTGAAAAAACGCACTAACTATGATGATGCTTTGGATGTTTTTGGTTGCCATGGTGTCGGAGGAATCTTTGGTGGTTTGTGTACAGCTGTTTTTACAACACCAAATCTAGCCCTAGATAAGGCTAATTTTGGACTTATCTATGGAAATGCTCGTTTGTTTATAGTGACAGTTCTAGCCATTGTTTTCACAGTTACTTGGTCGGGGCTGGTAACCTATGGTATCATAAAAGTAATTGGCCACTATATACCTTTGCGTGTCAGTGACCGTGATGAGGCTATTGGTCTTGATGACTGTGAACACAAGGAAACAGCCTACCCAACCTTTATGGGTATGGATTCGTAG
- a CDS encoding P-II family nitrogen regulator: protein MKKIEAIIRSDKLEDLKNALTGSGLTKGMTVSQVLGHGTQRGFAEFVRGQRIVPTLLAKVKVEIVVKNLAVDEVVDTIRSAVATGEVGDGKIFIVPIDDVIRIRTGERGGDAI, encoded by the coding sequence ATGAAAAAAATCGAAGCGATTATTCGTTCGGATAAATTGGAAGATTTGAAAAATGCCTTGACTGGTAGTGGTTTGACTAAGGGAATGACTGTGAGTCAGGTCTTGGGTCATGGGACCCAACGTGGCTTTGCGGAGTTTGTCCGTGGTCAACGGATTGTTCCGACCTTATTGGCTAAGGTTAAGGTGGAAATAGTAGTCAAGAATCTGGCAGTTGATGAGGTTGTGGATACTATCCGTAGCGCTGTGGCGACAGGCGAAGTCGGTGATGGGAAGATTTTTATTGTTCCTATTGATGATGTCATTCGTATTCGTACTGGCGAACGGGGCGGAGACGCTATTTAA
- a CDS encoding glycoside hydrolase family 73 protein: MAKGKKKTKSKARPKKSKKKKKSVLLFPKFFQKWSLIFIGLFSLLGLLASLNFRRLTMEKNMTPTDETTVAFIAEIGETSRYLAARNDLYASVMIAQAILESDSGQSQLSQKPFYNFFGIKGEYNGQSVTLPTWEDDGKGNPYHIDAAFRSYGSVENSLQDYVEFLEGSYYVGVHRSKTRSYKDATAALTGVYATDTTYGDKLNSIIEQYQLTIYDTY, encoded by the coding sequence TTGGCGAAAGGAAAAAAGAAAACTAAGTCGAAAGCTAGACCTAAGAAATCTAAAAAGAAAAAGAAGTCTGTCTTGCTTTTTCCTAAATTTTTCCAAAAGTGGAGTCTGATTTTTATTGGCCTATTTTCCTTATTGGGCCTCTTAGCTAGTTTAAATTTTCGAAGATTGACTATGGAAAAAAATATGACGCCTACGGATGAGACGACGGTTGCTTTTATTGCTGAGATTGGTGAGACGTCGCGCTATTTGGCAGCTAGAAATGATCTTTATGCATCTGTCATGATAGCTCAGGCTATTCTAGAATCTGACTCTGGACAATCACAATTAAGTCAAAAGCCATTTTACAATTTCTTTGGAATTAAAGGAGAATACAATGGTCAAAGTGTAACCTTACCGACCTGGGAGGATGATGGTAAGGGAAATCCCTACCATATCGATGCTGCCTTTCGTTCCTATGGTTCTGTGGAAAATTCTCTACAGGACTATGTGGAGTTTCTTGAGGGTAGCTACTATGTCGGAGTACACCGCTCCAAAACGAGAAGTTACAAAGATGCGACTGCAGCCCTAACAGGTGTTTATGCCACCGACACAACCTATGGTGATAAGTTGAACAGCATCATTGAACAATATCAGTTAACTATTTATGACACATATTAG
- a CDS encoding Cof-type HAD-IIB family hydrolase — MNQNQVKLIAIDMDGTLLNSQKEIPEENIKAIQEATAAGIKIVLCTGRPRSGIVPHFEKLGLSEEEYIIMNNGCSTYETKNWTLLESESLSRSEMEELLQACEDFPGVALTFTGEKSYYVVGNEVPELVAYDAGTVFTEAKARSLEEIFEEGQVIFQAMYMAESEPLDAFQNAVQDRLDQSYSTVRSQEYIFEVMPQGATKASGLKHLAEKLDINRDQIMALGDAANDLEMLQFVGQSVAMGNASDDIKSLSKYVTLTNDQAGVAYAIRTWAL; from the coding sequence ATGAACCAGAACCAAGTGAAACTCATTGCAATTGACATGGACGGGACCCTCTTAAATAGCCAAAAAGAGATACCTGAAGAGAACATCAAGGCTATTCAAGAGGCGACTGCAGCAGGTATTAAAATCGTACTATGTACAGGTCGCCCACGTTCAGGCATTGTTCCCCATTTTGAAAAATTGGGTCTTAGTGAAGAAGAGTACATTATCATGAACAATGGTTGTTCAACTTATGAAACTAAAAATTGGACCTTGCTTGAATCTGAAAGTTTATCTCGCTCTGAAATGGAAGAACTCTTGCAGGCTTGTGAAGATTTCCCAGGGGTGGCTCTAACCTTTACTGGTGAAAAAAGTTATTATGTTGTGGGTAATGAGGTACCTGAGCTAGTAGCTTATGATGCTGGGACTGTTTTTACAGAAGCGAAAGCTAGGAGTTTGGAAGAAATCTTTGAGGAAGGGCAAGTGATTTTCCAAGCTATGTATATGGCTGAATCTGAACCTTTGGACGCCTTCCAAAATGCTGTGCAAGATAGACTTGATCAGAGCTATAGCACAGTTCGTAGTCAAGAATATATTTTTGAAGTCATGCCACAGGGGGCAACTAAGGCTAGCGGGCTTAAACATTTAGCTGAAAAGCTTGACATTAACCGGGATCAAATCATGGCTTTGGGTGATGCTGCCAATGACCTTGAAATGCTACAGTTTGTAGGTCAAAGTGTTGCCATGGGAAATGCTAGTGATGACATCAAGTCTTTGAGTAAATATGTGACCTTGACAAATGATCAGGCAGGTGTAGCCTACGCCATTCGCACCTGGGCTTTATAA
- a CDS encoding PhoU domain-containing protein, with protein MVHLASYAIQSLEASYAFFDKGDEKYFDKVEKHETAVNSIDEELTTYLIEISNELLSVYENEILASVLDSVRDLERIGDLAVASANLSQHIHNKGIEFSGTAKAELEDVYNRTHRIDLDSIRVVVDDDKVLAGQVILRHEELKKLEKQLRMIHTKRLNNGECTVQAGINYVDYLSYYTRIADYAINLVEKVTEGVI; from the coding sequence TTGGTTCACTTAGCATCATATGCCATTCAATCTTTGGAGGCTTCATACGCTTTCTTTGATAAAGGTGATGAGAAATACTTTGACAAGGTAGAGAAGCATGAAACAGCTGTTAACAGTATTGATGAAGAGTTAACAACTTACTTGATTGAAATCTCTAACGAATTGCTTAGTGTTTATGAAAACGAAATTTTGGCAAGTGTTTTAGATTCTGTTCGTGACTTGGAGCGTATTGGTGACCTGGCAGTTGCAAGTGCCAACCTTTCACAACATATTCATAATAAAGGAATTGAATTCTCTGGGACTGCTAAGGCTGAGCTTGAGGATGTTTATAATCGCACGCACCGTATTGATCTTGATAGTATTCGTGTTGTTGTGGATGATGACAAAGTGCTTGCAGGTCAAGTTATCCTTCGTCATGAAGAGTTGAAAAAACTTGAAAAACAATTGCGTATGATTCATACCAAACGTCTTAATAATGGTGAATGTACTGTGCAGGCAGGTATCAACTATGTTGATTACCTCTCATATTACACACGTATCGCAGACTATGCCATCAACCTTGTTGAAAAGGTTACAGAAGGTGTGATTTAA
- the nagA gene encoding N-acetylglucosamine-6-phosphate deacetylase encodes MTYYISAKRFYFDHKVKEGGYLAVTDGRFGKWTENVPEGAEVLDYSDYQIAPGLVDTHIHGFAGYDVMDNSEESLLGMSQALLSAGVTSFLPTALTAPFEELKAICQTTAETAGKEPGAKIQGLFFEGPYFTETYRGAQNPKYMGNPSIEQLQAWQEAAQGKLIKLALAPEREGVADFIKEATKQGVTIALGHSNATYEEAMAAVEAGASVWVHVYNGMRGFSHRDPGMVGAAFDTPETIGELIADGHHVVPAACKVLIKQKTPQGVTLITDCMSAGGCPDGDYMLGELPVIVKNGTARLKKGGNLAGSILQLKDGVKHVVDWGLVTVAQALQMATSIPAKSVGLENICGSLKAGHPADFIVLDDSLELQATYIDGCKGWEK; translated from the coding sequence ATGACTTATTATATTTCAGCCAAACGTTTTTATTTTGATCATAAGGTCAAAGAAGGTGGCTACTTGGCGGTCACAGATGGTCGTTTTGGTAAGTGGACAGAAAATGTACCAGAGGGTGCAGAAGTGCTAGATTACAGTGATTATCAGATTGCTCCTGGCCTTGTGGACACTCACATTCATGGCTTTGCGGGGTACGATGTTATGGATAATTCTGAGGAAAGTCTTCTAGGCATGAGTCAAGCCTTGCTTTCAGCAGGTGTGACTTCTTTCTTACCGACAGCATTGACAGCGCCATTTGAAGAGCTAAAAGCTATCTGTCAGACAACAGCAGAGACGGCTGGTAAGGAGCCTGGTGCTAAAATCCAGGGACTCTTCTTTGAAGGACCGTATTTCACTGAGACCTATAGGGGAGCGCAAAATCCTAAATACATGGGCAACCCAAGTATCGAACAGTTGCAAGCCTGGCAAGAAGCGGCTCAAGGAAAGTTAATCAAATTAGCCCTGGCTCCCGAGCGTGAAGGAGTGGCTGACTTTATTAAAGAAGCGACTAAACAAGGTGTAACGATTGCTTTAGGACACTCCAATGCTACTTATGAAGAAGCCATGGCAGCAGTGGAAGCTGGTGCTTCAGTCTGGGTTCACGTCTACAATGGAATGCGTGGCTTTAGTCACCGTGATCCTGGTATGGTTGGTGCAGCCTTTGATACTCCTGAGACGATTGGTGAACTGATTGCGGATGGTCATCACGTGGTTCCTGCAGCTTGTAAGGTACTCATCAAGCAAAAAACGCCTCAAGGAGTTACCCTTATTACAGATTGTATGTCAGCGGGAGGTTGTCCTGATGGTGACTATATGCTAGGTGAGCTCCCTGTTATTGTGAAAAATGGTACCGCTCGTCTTAAGAAAGGTGGTAACCTAGCTGGCTCTATCCTACAACTCAAAGACGGTGTCAAACATGTGGTTGATTGGGGACTCGTGACGGTTGCTCAAGCCTTACAAATGGCAACTAGTATTCCTGCTAAATCGGTTGGACTAGAAAATATTTGTGGCAGCCTTAAAGCTGGTCACCCAGCCGATTTCATCGTCTTAGATGATTCCTTGGAGTTACAAGCAACCTATATTGATGGGTGTAAAGGTTGGGAGAAGTAA
- the glyQ gene encoding glycine--tRNA ligase subunit alpha: MSKKLTFQEIILTLQQYWNDQGCMLMQAYDNEKGAGTMSPYTFLRAIGPEPWNAAYVEPSRRPADGRYGENPNRLYQHHQFQVVMKPSPSNIQELYLESLEKLGINPLEHDVRFVEDNWENPSTGSAGLGWEVWLDGMEITQFTYFQQVGGLATGPVTAEVTYGLERLASYIQEVDSVYDIEWAPGVKYGEIFLQPEYEHSKYSFEVSDQDMLLENFEKFEKEAGRALELGLVHPAYDYVLKCSHTFNLLDARGAVSVTERAGYIARIRNLARVVAKTFVAERKKLGYPLLDEATRKKLLAEEEE; this comes from the coding sequence ATGTCTAAAAAATTGACTTTCCAGGAGATCATCCTTACTTTGCAACAATACTGGAATGACCAGGGTTGTATGCTCATGCAGGCTTATGATAATGAAAAGGGTGCGGGTACGATGAGTCCCTACACCTTCCTTCGTGCCATTGGTCCGGAACCATGGAATGCGGCTTATGTTGAGCCATCTCGTCGTCCAGCAGACGGTCGCTACGGGGAAAACCCAAATCGTCTCTACCAACACCACCAATTCCAAGTGGTCATGAAACCATCACCATCAAACATTCAAGAACTTTATTTGGAGTCATTGGAAAAATTGGGCATCAACCCATTGGAACACGATGTTCGTTTCGTTGAAGACAACTGGGAAAACCCATCAACTGGTTCAGCTGGTCTTGGTTGGGAAGTTTGGCTTGACGGTATGGAAATTACTCAGTTTACCTACTTCCAACAAGTTGGTGGCTTGGCAACTGGACCTGTTACCGCTGAGGTCACATATGGATTGGAACGTTTGGCTTCTTACATCCAAGAAGTAGACTCTGTTTACGATATTGAGTGGGCTCCAGGTGTTAAATACGGAGAAATCTTCCTTCAACCAGAATATGAGCACTCAAAATATAGCTTTGAAGTCTCAGACCAAGATATGCTTCTTGAAAACTTTGAAAAATTTGAAAAAGAAGCAGGACGTGCTTTGGAATTGGGTCTTGTTCACCCAGCCTACGACTACGTATTGAAATGTTCACACACTTTTAACTTGCTTGATGCTCGTGGTGCTGTTTCTGTTACAGAACGTGCTGGCTATATCGCTCGCATCCGTAACTTGGCGCGTGTTGTAGCCAAGACCTTCGTTGCAGAACGTAAAAAACTTGGTTACCCACTTCTCGACGAAGCCACACGCAAAAAACTCCTCGCAGAAGAGGAAGAATAA
- the glyS gene encoding glycine--tRNA ligase subunit beta, which yields MTKNLLVELGLEELPAYVVTPSEKQLGEKMAAFLGENRLSYESIQTFSTPRRLAVRVLGLADQQTDLTEDFKGPSKKIALDADGNFSKAAQGFVRGKGLTVDDIEFREVKGEEYIYVTKHEAGKSAKEVLAGIPEVLASLTFPVSMHWANNSFEYIRPVHTLIVLLGDEALELDFLGIKSGRVSRGHRFLGHEVEITNADSYEEDLRTVYVIADSKERENMIREQIKAIEAEQGVKVQIEEGLLNEVLNLVEYPTAFMGGFDTKYLDVPEDVLVTSMETHQRYFVVRDLDGKLKPNFISVRNGNAEHLENVVRGNEKVLVARLEDGEFFWREDQKLKIEDLVAKLANVTFHEKIGSLSEHMARAGVIAASLAEKAGLTAEEKAAVARAAEIYKFDLLTGMVGEFDELQGIMGEKYALLAGEDEAVATAIREHYLPDSADGALPETKVGAILALADKLDTLLSFFSVGLIPSGSNDPYALRRATQGIVRILDAFGWHIPMDELIDSLYGLSFDSLSYDNQAEVIRFIKARVDKMMGRTPKDIKEAVLSGSNFVVADMLEAAEALSEAAKTDGYKAAVESLSRAFNLAEKADTSVAVDASLFENDQEKALAQAAESLELTGSASDKLAQLFVLSPVIDAFFDNTMVMADDVAVKNNRLALLSALVAKAKTVAAFNQLNTK from the coding sequence ATGACAAAAAACTTATTAGTAGAACTAGGACTTGAAGAGTTGCCAGCCTACGTAGTCACACCAAGTGAAAAACAACTGGGTGAGAAAATGGCAGCTTTCTTGGGTGAAAATCGCCTTTCATATGAAAGCATTCAAACCTTCTCAACACCTCGCCGTTTAGCAGTTCGTGTACTTGGTTTGGCTGATCAACAAACCGATTTGACAGAAGATTTTAAAGGACCTTCTAAGAAAATTGCCTTGGATGCTGATGGAAACTTCTCAAAAGCTGCCCAAGGATTTGTTCGTGGGAAAGGCTTGACGGTTGACGATATCGAATTCCGTGAAGTCAAAGGGGAAGAATACATCTATGTGACGAAACATGAAGCTGGAAAATCTGCCAAAGAAGTATTGGCTGGTATCCCAGAAGTACTTGCTTCATTGACCTTCCCCGTCAGCATGCACTGGGCTAACAACAGCTTTGAATATATTCGCCCTGTTCACACATTGATCGTTCTTTTGGGGGATGAAGCCCTTGAACTAGACTTTTTGGGTATTAAGTCAGGTCGTGTTAGTCGTGGGCACCGTTTCCTCGGGCACGAAGTGGAAATCACCAATGCGGATTCTTATGAAGAAGACCTTCGTACCGTTTACGTGATTGCAGATAGTAAAGAGCGTGAAAACATGATTCGTGAGCAAATCAAAGCTATCGAAGCAGAACAAGGTGTTAAAGTCCAAATCGAAGAAGGTCTTTTGAACGAAGTTTTGAACTTGGTCGAATACCCAACTGCCTTCATGGGAGGTTTTGATACTAAATATTTGGACGTTCCAGAAGACGTTTTGGTGACATCAATGGAGACCCATCAACGTTACTTTGTGGTGCGTGATCTTGATGGTAAGCTTAAACCAAACTTTATCTCAGTTCGTAATGGGAACGCTGAGCACTTGGAAAATGTCGTTCGAGGAAATGAGAAAGTCTTGGTGGCGCGTCTCGAAGATGGTGAATTCTTCTGGCGTGAAGACCAAAAACTCAAGATTGAAGATCTCGTTGCTAAATTGGCAAACGTCACTTTCCATGAAAAGATTGGCTCTCTTTCAGAACATATGGCACGTGCTGGTGTCATTGCGGCTTCATTGGCTGAGAAAGCAGGTTTGACTGCTGAGGAAAAGGCAGCAGTAGCGCGTGCAGCAGAAATCTACAAATTTGACCTCTTGACTGGTATGGTTGGTGAGTTTGATGAGCTTCAAGGGATTATGGGTGAAAAATATGCCCTCCTTGCTGGTGAAGATGAGGCAGTAGCGACAGCTATCCGTGAGCACTACCTTCCTGATTCAGCAGACGGAGCCCTTCCTGAAACGAAAGTTGGTGCTATCCTTGCCCTTGCGGATAAATTGGATACCCTCCTTTCCTTCTTCTCAGTCGGTTTGATTCCATCAGGTTCCAATGACCCTTATGCGCTTCGCCGTGCAACACAAGGGATTGTTCGTATCTTGGATGCCTTTGGTTGGCACATTCCTATGGATGAGTTGATTGACAGTCTTTACGGACTTTCATTTGATAGTCTCTCATATGACAATCAAGCAGAAGTTATTAGATTCATCAAGGCCCGTGTGGACAAGATGATGGGTCGCACACCAAAAGATATCAAAGAAGCTGTTCTTTCTGGTTCAAACTTTGTAGTAGCAGATATGCTTGAAGCAGCTGAAGCTCTTTCAGAAGCTGCTAAGACGGATGGTTACAAGGCAGCTGTTGAGTCACTCTCTCGTGCCTTCAACTTGGCGGAAAAAGCAGATACTTCAGTAGCAGTCGATGCTAGTCTCTTTGAAAATGATCAAGAAAAAGCCTTGGCTCAAGCAGCAGAAAGTCTTGAATTGACAGGTTCAGCTAGCGACAAATTGGCTCAACTCTTTGTTCTTAGCCCAGTCATTGATGCTTTCTTTGATAATACGATGGTTATGGCAGATGATGTGGCTGTTAAAAATAACCGTTTGGCTCTTCTTTCTGCTCTTGTGGCTAAAGCTAAAACTGTTGCAGCCTTTAACCAATTGAATACAAAATAG
- a CDS encoding DUF896 family protein — translation MDSKKIARINELAKKKKTEGLTPEEAVEQAKLREEYIAGYRRAVRHHIEGIKIVDEEGNDVTPEKLRQVQREKGLHGRSLDDPES, via the coding sequence ATGGATTCTAAAAAAATAGCTCGAATCAATGAGCTTGCAAAAAAGAAAAAAACAGAAGGCTTGACACCAGAAGAAGCAGTAGAGCAAGCAAAACTTCGTGAGGAATATATTGCGGGTTATCGTCGTGCTGTTCGTCACCACATTGAAGGAATCAAAATTGTGGATGAAGAAGGAAATGATGTGACACCCGAAAAACTACGTCAAGTCCAACGTGAAAAAGGTCTACATGGGCGTAGCCTAGATGATCCTGAATCATAA
- a CDS encoding amino acid permease, which yields MSQKQHHNDDDNQTKNGMVRGLQNRHVQLIAIAGTIGTGLFLGAGRSISLTGPSIILVYMLTGVFMYLMMRAIGEMLYMDPDQHTFINFITKYLGKGWGFFSGWSYWVSLVFIGMAEITAVANYVQFWFPSWPAWQIQIVFLFILSSVNLIAVKIFGEVEFWFGMIKIITILALIATGIFMVATNFETPAGHASLINITQGFQMFPKGWVSFAMTFQMVFFAYQAIEFVGITTSETANPRKVLPKAIKEIPVRIAIFYVGALIAIMAIFPWQKLPVNESPFVMVFQMAGIKWAAALINFVVLTAAASSLNSTLYSTGRHLFQIAKETPNSKVMKSLKLDTLARNGIPSRAIIVSAIVVCISAFINVLPGVSDAFALIAASSSGVYIAIYILTMLAHLKYRKSQEFMADGFLMPAYKILNPLTIAFFVFVFVCLFLQKSTVVGAIGAVIWIVVFGIYSNLKHSK from the coding sequence ATGTCACAAAAGCAACATCATAACGATGACGATAACCAGACTAAAAATGGTATGGTACGAGGTCTTCAAAACAGACACGTTCAGCTGATTGCCATCGCTGGTACAATCGGTACAGGTCTCTTTCTTGGGGCAGGGCGTTCCATTTCCCTAACAGGACCTTCAATCATCCTAGTTTATATGCTGACAGGTGTCTTCATGTATCTCATGATGCGAGCTATCGGTGAGATGCTCTACATGGATCCGGATCAACATACCTTTATTAACTTTATTACGAAATACCTTGGTAAAGGCTGGGGATTTTTCTCAGGGTGGTCTTACTGGGTATCGTTGGTATTTATTGGTATGGCAGAAATTACAGCCGTTGCGAACTATGTGCAGTTTTGGTTTCCAAGTTGGCCTGCCTGGCAAATTCAGATTGTCTTCCTATTTATCTTGAGTTCGGTAAATTTGATTGCGGTTAAGATTTTCGGGGAAGTTGAGTTTTGGTTTGGGATGATCAAGATTATCACCATTCTTGCCTTGATAGCTACAGGGATCTTTATGGTAGCAACTAACTTTGAAACGCCAGCTGGACATGCGAGCCTTATTAACATTACACAAGGCTTTCAAATGTTTCCTAAAGGTTGGGTAAGCTTTGCCATGACCTTCCAGATGGTTTTCTTTGCCTACCAAGCTATTGAGTTTGTAGGAATTACAACATCTGAGACAGCAAATCCTCGTAAGGTGTTGCCAAAGGCAATCAAGGAAATTCCGGTTCGTATTGCAATCTTCTATGTAGGAGCGCTCATTGCCATTATGGCTATCTTTCCGTGGCAGAAGCTCCCAGTTAATGAGTCACCGTTTGTAATGGTCTTCCAAATGGCTGGTATCAAGTGGGCAGCAGCTCTCATTAACTTTGTTGTCTTGACAGCAGCAGCCTCATCTTTGAACTCAACACTTTATTCAACTGGTCGTCACCTTTTTCAAATCGCTAAGGAAACACCAAACAGCAAGGTTATGAAATCTTTGAAGCTTGATACCTTGGCACGTAATGGTATTCCTTCTCGTGCCATCATTGTATCAGCTATTGTGGTATGTATCTCAGCCTTTATCAATGTCTTACCTGGTGTGTCTGATGCCTTTGCTTTGATTGCCGCATCGTCATCAGGTGTTTACATTGCTATCTACATCTTGACCATGCTTGCTCATCTCAAGTACCGTAAATCTCAAGAATTTATGGCAGATGGCTTCCTTATGCCAGCCTATAAAATTCTTAATCCTTTGACTATTGCATTTTTTGTCTTCGTCTTTGTTTGTCTCTTCTTGCAAAAGTCAACTGTTGTTGGAGCTATTGGAGCAGTGATCTGGATTGTGGTATTTGGTATCTATAGTAACTTAAAACATAGTAAATAA